A section of the Paramisgurnus dabryanus chromosome 4, PD_genome_1.1, whole genome shotgun sequence genome encodes:
- the LOC135750660 gene encoding uncharacterized protein translates to MMDVMCCKSVGTDLSMLDIDDFITEISQLKKEVALLETKLRLRGDEGLKREDVVCCESSGYVTVWNSSECLDSVWTSRDESRTPQPLLDFKLSEEKSRQTQDAQDTTVCDSNQGLQDEESTDQTSTESLDSVWNAGEQQQILQTKLKMCSVKMEDSANQTEIKTEKIEEKDNTDDDELIPSDKINDSCLGEGITSLTSTLICITCGKTLSSQKHLKRHLERKHTEQKLFTCRRCKISFPTLKEHRHHYLKVHREQKKLFHCQQCGRDFVFLCHLKVHMKTHSDEKAFHCTECGKYLRTKASLVVHKRIHTGEKPYECPQCKKRFCQIEHLKKHALRHTNERPYQCSECGKTYKGSDSLKLHQMIHSGEKPYQCSHCDKRYCLKYQLKVHQRVHTGEKPYVCSICGKSFSHNSAIRVHERVHTGEKPYHCNVCGKSFSGLSHFKAHQRVHTGEKPHHCNVCGKSFSRSSLLVNHQRTHTSGETFQMLSV, encoded by the exons atgatggatgtgatgtgctgtaaatcagtaggaactgatctgtccatgctggatattgatgatttcatcacagaaatctctcagctgaagaaagaggtggcgttactggagacaaagctgaggttaagaggagatgaaggactgaagagagag GATGTGGTTTGTTGTGAATCTTCAGGGTATGTGACTGTTTGGAATTCCAGTGAATGTCTGGATTCAGTGTGGACCAGCAGAGATGAGAGCCGCACACCACAGCCACTGCTGGACTTTAAACTATCTGAAGAGAAATCCAGACAAACACAAGACGCTcaggacactacagtgtgtgacagtaatcagggcttacaggatgaggaatctactgatcaaacctccacagagtctctggattctgtctggaacgctggagaacagcagcagatcctgcagaccaaactcaagatgtgttcagtcaaaATGGAGGACAGTGCGAACCAAACGGAGATTAAAACAGAAAAGATAGAAGAGAAAGATAACACTGATGATGATGAATTAATTCCTTCAG ATAAGATCAATGATTCGTGTTTGGGTGAAGGAATAACATCCTTGACATCAACTCTTATCTGCATCACCTGTGGAAAGACATTGAGCTCACAGAAACATTTAAAGAGACATttagagagaaaacacacagaacagaaactcttcaccTGCAGGAGATGTAAGATCAGCTTTCCTACCTTAAAAGAGCATAGACATCATTATTTAAAAGTGCACAGAGAACAGAAGAAGCTGTTTCACTGTCAGCAGTGTGGCAGGGATTTTGTCTTCTTATGTCATCTAAAAGTTCACATGAAGACACACAGTGATGAAAAGGCTTTCCACTGCACTGAATGTGGCAAATATTTAAGAACCAAAGCATCTCTTGTTGTTCATAAGAGaattcacacaggagaaaaaccATACGAGTGTCCTCAATGTAAGAAGAGATTTTGCCAAATAGAACATCTGAAGAAACATGCGCTTAGACACACCAATGAGAGACCGTATCAGTGCAGTGAATGTGGAAAAACATACAAGGGTTCAGATTCTTTAAAATTACACCAGATGATTCACTCTGGAGAGAAACCCTATCAAtgttcacactgtgataaaCGTTACTGTCTGAAATATCAGCTGAAagttcatcagagagttcacactggagagaaaccttacgtctgctcgatttgtggaaagagcttctcACATAACAGTGCCATCAGAGTTcatgagagagttcacactggagaaaaaccttatcactgtaatGTCTGTGGGAAGAGCTTCTCTGGTCTATCTCATTTCAAagcccatcagagagttcacactggagagaaacctcatcactgtaatgtttgtgggaagagtttcagTAGGAGTAGCCTTTTAGTAAATCATCAGAGAACTCATACAAGTGGagaaacctttcaaatgctttCAGTGTGA